In Terriglobales bacterium, the genomic window GGGGGCTTACCTGATCACATTTTTCTTTGTCGCCATTCCGGAGGAGTTTTTTTTTCGCGGGCTGCTGCAGAACCTGCTGGAGCCGCGATTAGGACGCGGCCGCGCGCTGGCGGTGGCGGCGGTGATCTTCGGGCTGTCGCATTTCAACAAGCCGCTGCCGTTCAACTGGCGCTACGTGATCATGGCGGCGATCGCAGGCGTGTTTTACGGGCGGGCGTGGCTGGACCGACGCCGACTGACGTGCTCGGCGATCACGCACACCACGGTCGACGTGGTTTGGGGACTGTGGTGGAAGTGAGTGAAAGTAGAAAGTGGAATTGCGTAATCGCGTAAAGTCGGCTCTCCGATGTATTCACTTTTCCCGATTACCCAATTTCACTTCGCCTTACACCCACGCTGCAGGCGTATGATGAAATAAGGAGCCTGCAGTCATGCCTGAATGGATGTGGATTATCGCCGTGGTGCTGGCCTGGGTAGTGGTATCGCAGTGGCTGCTGCCCAAGCTCGGAATACCTACCTGAAGAAGCGCCACGTGCTCCGTCGAGGATCGACGGAAAGAAGAGAAGACAGGAGTTGGAAGATAGGAGTTAGGAGTTTGGCGGGCGGCGGCCGAGTGCGGCTGCCGCCTTTTTGTTTTTCGTACGGCTGTCCCGGTGACGGCAACGGGGCCCACGAACTCCCAACTGCTGAACTCCAAACTACCGTTCGGCAATGAGGATTTCGGTGGAGACGGAGTGTGGAGCGCGTGAGACGAGCGGTTGGGTGAGTGAAAAGACGCGTTCGGCATTGCGGTGGTAGAAGTTGGCGCGGGCATCGGACAGCAGGGGGAAAGGATCGGCGACGCGCACGGCTGCGGGCCAATCCCGGCCATTGCTGCCCCACATACATCGTTGCGCAAAGATCTCCGACATAAAGTCCGGCGCCGATTTTGATTCCGAGGCGGAGACCGCAAGTTCCGTCCACTGATGAATGACGTGAAGGAGGGCGACGGAATCAAGAGCGAAGCAGACGTTTTCGCAGCGCTCGGCGATCGCGGTGAGGTCCTTCAATTCGGGGCGGGACTGCGCGACTACCAGCGCAAGTTCGGCGAAGTCGGCAGCGACGCCTTCAATTTCCTGCGCCAGGGAGGGAACCGGCGGCAACTGCATCATCGCCGGAACGCCAAGCTCAGCCGCCTTGGCGAACATGGGGTACACGCGTCGGTCGCGCAAGGACAGGTTGAAACTGGGGACATGCAGGTAGACGCCGCGGAAGCCGCGAGTGGCGACGGCGAACTCGATTTCGCGGAGGCTGTCGGCGATGTCGAACGGATTGTAGCCGGCCAGGCCGATGAAGCGTGAAGAGGATCGGGTGTAGCAGAGGACGTCGTCGAGGCGGGTTTCCTCGCACATCCACTGTCGTTCACAGGACCACTTCCTGCATTGCGAGACCAGCGCGCAGGCAATGCCGGCGGCGTCCATCTCAGCTTCCGACGGTGGATGGAGCGGGCAATTCCCGGCCGAAGAGCGCGAGGTCGGATGAAAGAGGACGTCAACGGCAGCAATAGCGGGCTTTGAACCTTCAGTCGTAAGGCCGGAGGTGGGTGCCGCGTTTTGAATGGTGAGCACGGTAGCCTCCGAGCTCTGTTCTTTCTTACCCGACCGCAGGCCCTCGCCTTTCAGGGCGAGCGTACTTCAACCAGACGCCGACACACTTAGCGTAGAGCCGATAGGATGGCGCGGAAGTGAGCCCTATCACCCCTAATTGTGACCACTATCACTGCCCCTCAACAGGAGGTAGGACGACCATGGCAGCAGGTACTGAGGCCTCGCTTCAGGCCAGGGGTGAAGGGGACGCGTGCGCGCGCCCGAGACGGGATGGCCCGTCACCTCCACTTCGTCAGGGGTGACGATGATTGACAAGAGTTCCGGGTTGCGGGTTGCGAGCGGTGAGCCTATGGCGCCGGCACCTGCCATCCCCAAACTCCTTTGCGATCGCCCCGCCAGCTCCATTCATTCGCATTCATAACGATTTCATATTGCCGACCGCGCCCCTGTGTGCGCGCGAAAAAGAGAGGAAGAAATGGCAACCGCAATCGAGATCAACAAAGCGGCCAAGGCAATCGACAACAAAGGTGTCCGCTATCCGGGCACGGTCACGACGACGGACGGATCGGGAGCGGTGGTGTGGGTAGAGAGCCACATCTCGCAGGGCGCATGCGCCTATCCGATTACCCCCTCGACGCCGATGGGCGACGGCTTTGCCGTGGAGTTTGCCAACGGGACCAAGAACCTTTGGGGCGAGCCGGTGCAGTTCCTGGAGCCGGAGTCGGAGCACAGCTCGGCATCCGCCTGCGAAGGATTCGCGCTGGCCGGCGGACGCGTGACCAACTTCACCTCGGGCCAGGGTTTGATCCTGATGAAGGAGGT contains:
- a CDS encoding amidohydrolase family protein, encoding MLTIQNAAPTSGLTTEGSKPAIAAVDVLFHPTSRSSAGNCPLHPPSEAEMDAAGIACALVSQCRKWSCERQWMCEETRLDDVLCYTRSSSRFIGLAGYNPFDIADSLREIEFAVATRGFRGVYLHVPSFNLSLRDRRVYPMFAKAAELGVPAMMQLPPVPSLAQEIEGVAADFAELALVVAQSRPELKDLTAIAERCENVCFALDSVALLHVIHQWTELAVSASESKSAPDFMSEIFAQRCMWGSNGRDWPAAVRVADPFPLLSDARANFYHRNAERVFSLTQPLVSRAPHSVSTEILIAER